In the Campylobacter showae genome, one interval contains:
- the trpD gene encoding anthranilate phosphoribosyltransferase codes for MILLIDNYDSFVFNVEQYLRELTSEEVLCVRNDKITLDEIRRLNPSKIVLSPGPKHPQDSGICLEILRSDIAAPILGICLGHQAIGLVHGAKIKCLEKPYHGKTSLIKVSRKEPIFTGLPDEFEVMRYHSLYVDELPSNLETTAVSDDGVVMALSVKDRPIFGIQFHPESYFTQYGKKIIENFINYEAVPAAEVAKEPKVRPLKPFLIKLQENERLDDRDFEQICEIIASKEYEITQLAALLVLISEKSLYPQSLASLAKNILKYSQTYRDPSPMIDLCGTGGDGFKTINISTTVAFILASLGVKVAKHGNKAVSSKSGSSDVLEILGVKSSNSLLRQRELLNDKNLAFFHAPFFHPLVGEVREVRQRLGIRTVFNVLGPLLNPNLALKNQLVGVYHKPVLRLYAETLQLLGRERALVVRGEDGLDEISLCDETRVVELRDGQVSEYSITPEQFGFRRAFHSEIEGGTPEQNAEILKQILKGELDGPKFDVVVLNAMFALYAAGVADSPAQAKEVILDAIKSGKVYRYFEDYVRGEA; via the coding sequence TTGATTTTATTGATCGACAACTACGATAGCTTCGTGTTCAACGTGGAGCAGTATCTACGCGAACTAACTTCCGAAGAAGTGCTCTGCGTGCGCAACGACAAGATCACGCTAGATGAAATTCGCAGGCTAAATCCTAGCAAAATCGTGCTAAGCCCGGGCCCAAAACACCCGCAAGATAGCGGCATTTGTTTAGAGATTTTGCGAAGCGACATCGCCGCGCCGATCCTTGGCATCTGCCTCGGACATCAAGCGATCGGGCTCGTACACGGTGCAAAGATCAAGTGCCTAGAAAAGCCTTATCACGGCAAAACCTCGCTCATAAAAGTTAGTCGCAAAGAGCCGATATTTACGGGGCTACCCGATGAATTCGAGGTTATGCGCTACCACTCGCTTTACGTAGACGAGCTACCGTCAAATTTAGAGACCACAGCCGTGAGCGATGACGGCGTAGTGATGGCGCTTAGCGTGAAAGACAGGCCGATTTTCGGCATCCAGTTTCACCCCGAGAGCTACTTCACGCAGTACGGCAAAAAAATCATCGAAAATTTCATCAACTACGAAGCAGTGCCTGCGGCCGAAGTTGCCAAAGAGCCCAAAGTCCGACCGCTCAAGCCGTTTCTAATCAAACTACAAGAAAACGAGCGCTTGGACGACCGCGACTTTGAGCAAATTTGCGAAATCATCGCGAGCAAAGAGTACGAAATCACGCAGCTAGCAGCGCTTTTGGTGCTAATCAGCGAAAAAAGCCTCTATCCGCAAAGCCTAGCAAGCCTCGCCAAAAACATCCTAAAATACTCGCAGACCTACCGCGATCCCTCGCCGATGATCGATCTTTGCGGCACGGGCGGCGACGGCTTTAAAACGATAAATATCTCGACGACCGTCGCGTTTATCCTCGCAAGCCTTGGCGTCAAAGTCGCAAAGCACGGAAACAAAGCCGTTTCTAGCAAATCAGGCAGCTCGGACGTGCTGGAAATTTTGGGCGTTAAGAGCTCAAATTCGCTCCTGCGACAACGCGAGCTGCTAAACGACAAAAATTTAGCCTTTTTCCACGCGCCGTTTTTCCACCCGCTAGTGGGCGAGGTGCGCGAAGTACGTCAGCGCCTGGGTATCCGCACGGTTTTTAACGTGCTAGGCCCGCTACTAAATCCAAATTTGGCGCTCAAAAATCAGCTTGTTGGCGTCTATCATAAGCCCGTTTTGCGCCTGTATGCCGAGACGCTACAGCTACTAGGACGCGAGCGAGCGCTAGTAGTTCGCGGCGAGGACGGACTAGACGAGATCAGCCTATGTGACGAGACGCGCGTCGTGGAGCTACGAGACGGTCAGGTCAGCGAGTACAGCATCACGCCCGAGCAGTTTGGCTTCAGACGGGCGTTTCACAGCGAGATCGAGGGCGGCACGCCTGAGCAAAATGCCGAAATTTTAAAGCAAATTTTAAAAGGCGAGCTGGACGGACCGAAATTTGACGTCGTCGTGCTAAACGCGATGTTTGCGCTCTATGCGGCAGGCGTCGCGGATAGCCCCGCGCAGGCAAAAGAGGTCATCCTGGACGCGATAAAAAGCGGTAAAGTTTATCGCTATTTTGAAGACTACGTGCGAGGCGAAGCGTGA
- a CDS encoding sulfite exporter TauE/SafE family protein, whose amino-acid sequence MEILSVASVGYVCLGLFVGFLSGFLGIGGGAAAVPILVFLGFDVKYAIGVSVLQMVFSSVYGSLLNLKNKTVDLKPALVLGIGGFCGASASGFIVASVPSKFLLLTLICIQIFNVIKLFFKNPEPKGAHNPSLVPLFFVGLFVGAVAISVGIGGSVIIMPVLINFLNYDIKKAVSTGLFFVIFSSISGFISLASQGLVQYEVGVLVGIGSLISVRFGVALAQKIDRTVQKRCLLALISTTLIIMVNKLLA is encoded by the coding sequence ATGGAAATTTTATCGGTTGCGTCGGTCGGATACGTGTGTTTGGGGCTATTTGTCGGCTTTTTGTCTGGATTTTTGGGCATCGGAGGCGGTGCGGCGGCCGTGCCGATACTCGTGTTTTTGGGCTTTGACGTCAAATACGCAATCGGCGTAAGCGTCCTGCAGATGGTATTTAGCTCGGTTTACGGCTCGCTTTTAAATCTCAAAAACAAGACCGTCGATTTAAAGCCTGCTTTGGTTTTGGGTATCGGCGGCTTTTGCGGGGCGAGCGCGAGCGGCTTTATCGTGGCGAGCGTTCCGTCGAAATTTTTGCTTCTCACGCTTATCTGTATTCAAATTTTTAACGTTATTAAGCTATTTTTTAAAAATCCGGAACCAAAAGGCGCGCACAATCCCTCTCTCGTACCGCTTTTTTTCGTAGGACTTTTTGTCGGCGCGGTAGCGATCAGCGTGGGTATAGGAGGCTCGGTCATCATCATGCCAGTTTTGATAAATTTTCTTAATTACGACATCAAAAAGGCCGTCAGTACTGGACTATTTTTCGTGATATTTTCGTCGATTTCGGGCTTTATCAGCCTTGCTTCGCAGGGGCTCGTGCAGTACGAGGTCGGCGTTTTGGTTGGTATCGGCTCGCTTATAAGCGTGAGGTTTGGCGTGGCTTTGGCGCAAAAGATCGACCGCACCGTCCAAAAAAGATGCCTGCTTGCGCTTATCTCTACAACTCTAATTATAATGGTAAATAAGCTTCTTGCTTAA
- a CDS encoding DUF302 domain-containing protein, which translates to MKRLILMIFAGLNLAFASVTEGQSELELEAAVKRFQRLLDMKDVSEFAVVSHHVFAAQTGVNLTPSVTVIFGAPGVLAPLIECEPSLALELPFKFLFQKREGKTVVSFEDIKSVAARYGASDCPALDAAQRLEYELFDAAVK; encoded by the coding sequence TTGAAAAGATTGATTTTGATGATTTTTGCGGGGTTAAATTTGGCCTTTGCCAGCGTCACAGAAGGTCAAAGCGAGTTAGAGCTAGAAGCCGCGGTTAAGAGATTTCAAAGACTGCTTGACATGAAAGACGTTAGCGAATTTGCCGTAGTGTCACATCACGTTTTCGCCGCGCAAACGGGAGTAAATTTGACGCCGTCGGTCACTGTGATTTTCGGCGCGCCGGGCGTACTTGCACCGTTAATAGAATGCGAACCTAGCCTAGCGCTGGAGCTTCCGTTTAAGTTTTTATTTCAAAAAAGAGAGGGCAAAACAGTCGTGAGCTTTGAGGATATAAAAAGCGTCGCGGCCAGATACGGCGCCTCGGACTGCCCAGCCCTAGACGCGGCGCAAAGGCTAGAGTACGAGCTTTTTGACGCCGCCGTCAAATGA
- a CDS encoding phosphoribosylanthranilate isomerase, translating into MTLVKICGIKTPAEARDVASLDVDFLGAIFAKSKRQVSAQTAREIADIAYAAGKKCVGVFAGQSDCEIMEICEFVPLDAAQIHGKVSPNLYANLKAMGLEIWRVYSVLDVLPAVDTALCDMPLFDCKGQNAGGNGISFDWEILREIKFDFGMAGGIGEHNAREAIKFNPRVLDLNSKVEDENGIKSAIKIKKILELLKA; encoded by the coding sequence GTGACGCTGGTTAAAATTTGCGGTATCAAAACGCCTGCGGAGGCGCGCGACGTGGCGAGTTTGGACGTTGATTTTTTGGGCGCGATATTTGCTAAAAGCAAACGTCAAGTAAGCGCACAGACGGCGCGCGAGATAGCGGACATCGCGTATGCGGCGGGTAAAAAATGCGTCGGAGTTTTTGCGGGGCAAAGCGACTGCGAGATAATGGAAATCTGCGAATTTGTCCCACTTGACGCGGCACAGATCCACGGCAAGGTTAGCCCAAATTTGTACGCAAATTTAAAGGCGATGGGGCTAGAGATTTGGCGCGTTTATAGCGTGCTAGACGTGCTGCCCGCCGTCGATACCGCGCTTTGCGATATGCCGCTTTTTGACTGCAAGGGGCAAAATGCTGGCGGCAACGGCATCAGCTTTGATTGGGAGATTTTGCGGGAGATCAAATTTGACTTCGGCATGGCGGGCGGTATCGGCGAACATAACGCGCGCGAGGCGATCAAATTTAACCCGCGAGTGCTCGATCTAAACTCAAAAGTCGAGGATGAAAACGGTATAAAATCGGCCATCAAAATAAAGAAAATTTTGGAGCTCTTAAAGGCATAA
- a CDS encoding anthranilate synthase component I family protein, translated as MLLLSPIFYYEKIRERFANSYLAEDTTQTIVGIDCEYISSEQTDFAGLKSYFKAQKSGAPFAGLFGVLGYGGIKYFEKIPEFNASQYDFPDFFYANARAYLHFDKNSKIYSFYGDSERYYDFLVKFSADDEAAAKEQRATRQNKYKILTDLDGEKEHFLKIAERAKEYLKSGDVFQVVLSEQLKLASDMDNLDFYRALSEANPSPYMFHFPTPYGDVVGSSPELVCEIKEGKIYVAPIAGTRGRGRDATQDAALERELLSDEKELAEHKMLIDLARNDIGRVSKPKSVAVKNAMRIVRYESVMHIVSDVYGAKADDLDAFDAVGSIFPAGTLSGTPKIRAMEIIAELESYRRNAYGGGIGFFHFNGDAQMAILIRSAIFARKFGGKFDASGHDPHLDGANESNLKSGDLGGNFAEIFVQAGAGIVIDSIPEYEYKEICKKRASVLNVFAKNAKEILEI; from the coding sequence ATGCTACTTTTGAGCCCAATTTTTTATTACGAAAAGATCCGCGAGAGATTTGCTAACTCCTACCTCGCCGAGGACACGACGCAGACCATAGTCGGTATCGACTGCGAGTATATCAGCAGCGAGCAAACCGATTTTGCGGGGCTTAAGAGCTATTTTAAAGCTCAAAAATCGGGTGCGCCTTTTGCTGGACTGTTTGGGGTGCTAGGCTACGGCGGGATAAAATATTTTGAAAAAATCCCCGAATTTAACGCCTCGCAGTACGATTTCCCGGACTTTTTCTACGCCAACGCCCGAGCCTATCTGCACTTTGATAAAAATAGCAAAATTTACAGCTTTTACGGCGATAGCGAGCGGTATTACGATTTTTTAGTTAAATTTAGCGCAGACGACGAAGCAGCCGCCAAGGAACAACGCGCAACAAGACAGAACAAATATAAAATTTTAACCGATTTAGATGGCGAAAAAGAGCATTTTCTAAAGATCGCCGAACGCGCCAAAGAGTACCTAAAAAGCGGCGACGTCTTTCAAGTAGTGCTAAGCGAGCAGCTAAAACTAGCCTCGGATATGGATAACTTGGATTTTTACCGAGCCTTAAGCGAGGCAAATCCGAGCCCATATATGTTTCACTTTCCGACCCCGTACGGCGACGTCGTGGGCTCTAGCCCAGAGCTGGTCTGCGAGATCAAAGAGGGCAAAATCTACGTCGCGCCCATAGCCGGCACGCGCGGACGCGGCAGGGACGCAACCCAGGACGCTGCGCTCGAGCGCGAACTACTAAGCGATGAAAAGGAACTAGCCGAGCACAAAATGCTCATCGACCTTGCTCGCAACGACATCGGCCGCGTCAGCAAGCCAAAAAGCGTCGCGGTCAAAAACGCCATGCGCATCGTGCGCTACGAGAGCGTGATGCATATCGTAAGCGACGTCTACGGCGCGAAGGCGGACGATCTGGACGCATTTGACGCGGTCGGCAGCATCTTTCCCGCAGGCACGCTCAGTGGTACGCCCAAGATCCGCGCCATGGAGATCATCGCCGAGCTTGAGTCGTATAGGCGCAACGCATACGGCGGCGGCATCGGATTTTTCCACTTTAACGGCGACGCGCAAATGGCGATTTTGATTAGAAGCGCGATATTTGCGCGCAAATTTGGCGGCAAATTTGACGCTAGCGGGCACGACCCGCACCTTGACGGCGCAAACGAGTCAAATTTAAAAAGCGGAGATCTCGGAGGAAATTTTGCCGAAATTTTCGTGCAGGCCGGAGCCGGCATCGTGATCGATAGCATTCCTGAATACGAATATAAAGAAATTTGCAAAAAACGCGCCTCGGTGCTAAACGTGTTTGCAAAAAACGCAAAGGAAATTTTAGAAATATAA
- a CDS encoding class I SAM-dependent methyltransferase, which produces MNDIQKSYDELPYISAAFAETSPARLEALASFLSLTPPPSKTAKVLEIGCSYGGNLFPFAIANPQAKVLGIDLSEVQINKAKELAVQMRVDNIEFKAKDICDFTDADVKDYGKFDYIICHGVYSWVPDVVKDAILKTIKRFLSPNGVAYVSYNVYPGWKIKDTIRDFLIFGTKDIKGEAAKVAKARELLKVLGEYAKFCQKDGNVSQIFVNYDSLKFHIDHILATNDSYIAHEYLEVFNYPIYFKDFAENLEKNDLSYLAEVGLEDVFQSNLGLEEFDAYIDANFSSRIEKEQTLDFLTNKVFRRSMIVHKELISDDFNVNIGADELCKLHISAGFNKEKDSYKNISNVLMRPEYNWLYQVFTDVYPASVNFADVAALLKDDENAVKSAYFGFMEILAADCAKLTTYERPKVVYEAGKSRLKERVRGYFEYFSAADEPVIKIADELNVPANFSQFDAFIALKFNGENSLESIVKQTVKFAKERNLEFTSKNGTIKTASKNEYQKAAEDYVKDLGVKLSDGGFLENF; this is translated from the coding sequence ATGAACGACATCCAAAAATCCTACGACGAGCTTCCATATATTTCAGCCGCTTTCGCGGAGACTTCGCCTGCACGCCTTGAGGCTTTGGCTTCGTTTTTATCGCTAACTCCGCCGCCGTCTAAAACGGCTAAAGTGCTAGAAATCGGTTGCAGCTACGGCGGAAATTTGTTTCCTTTTGCCATCGCAAACCCGCAGGCAAAGGTGCTAGGCATAGATCTAAGCGAAGTGCAGATAAATAAAGCCAAAGAGCTAGCCGTACAAATGCGAGTGGATAATATCGAATTTAAGGCAAAAGATATCTGCGATTTTACGGATGCGGACGTGAAAGATTACGGCAAATTTGACTACATCATCTGCCACGGCGTTTATAGCTGGGTACCGGACGTCGTAAAGGACGCGATCCTAAAAACGATCAAGCGATTTTTGAGCCCAAACGGCGTGGCGTACGTGAGCTACAACGTCTATCCGGGCTGGAAGATCAAGGATACGATCAGAGATTTTTTGATTTTCGGCACTAAGGATATAAAAGGAGAAGCAGCAAAAGTAGCCAAAGCAAGGGAACTTTTAAAGGTGCTTGGAGAGTACGCTAAATTTTGCCAAAAAGACGGTAACGTAAGTCAAATTTTCGTAAATTACGATAGTCTAAAATTTCATATCGATCATATACTAGCAACAAACGATTCATATATAGCGCACGAATATTTAGAAGTTTTTAACTATCCGATTTATTTTAAAGATTTTGCTGAAAATTTAGAAAAAAATGACCTATCCTATCTAGCAGAAGTTGGACTCGAAGACGTTTTTCAGTCAAATTTAGGGCTAGAAGAATTTGACGCGTATATAGATGCTAATTTTAGCTCGCGCATCGAAAAAGAACAGACGCTCGACTTTTTAACGAACAAAGTTTTTAGACGCAGTATGATAGTACACAAGGAGCTCATTTCAGACGATTTTAATGTAAATATCGGTGCAGACGAGCTTTGTAAGCTACATATCTCAGCGGGCTTTAACAAAGAAAAAGATAGCTACAAAAATATTAGCAACGTCCTAATGAGACCCGAATACAACTGGCTTTATCAAGTCTTTACCGACGTTTATCCGGCAAGCGTAAATTTTGCCGATGTCGCAGCGCTTTTAAAAGATGACGAAAATGCGGTAAAATCGGCTTACTTCGGCTTTATGGAGATTTTGGCCGCAGACTGCGCAAAGCTAACGACCTACGAACGTCCGAAAGTCGTTTACGAAGCAGGCAAAAGCCGGCTAAAAGAGCGAGTACGCGGATATTTTGAGTATTTCTCCGCCGCAGACGAGCCCGTGATAAAGATCGCCGACGAGCTAAACGTACCGGCAAATTTTTCACAGTTTGATGCTTTTATCGCACTTAAGTTTAACGGAGAAAATTCTCTTGAAAGTATCGTAAAACAGACGGTGAAATTTGCCAAAGAGAGAAATCTTGAGTTTACTAGCAAAAACGGCACGATAAAAACCGCTAGCAAAAACGAATACCAAAAAGCGGCCGAAGACTACGTAAAAGATCTAGGAGTCAAGCTAAGCGACGGCGGATTTTTAGAAAATTTCTGA